From a single Arachis hypogaea cultivar Tifrunner chromosome 3, arahy.Tifrunner.gnm2.J5K5, whole genome shotgun sequence genomic region:
- the LOC112790207 gene encoding probable glycosyltransferase At3g07620, with the protein MGNRRFLFLLGTMAVNFLLFQSILVPYGNGNSPWSLGPENYAHVHDNVSDLVSEISNNGGVFELRADTNSVHSFPDKKGEVKNYSLELVSVGSNKRSIAVLTKNSKNGFPVKQILESKGGISTVSQLLKNEKMDSSDSTPSYGNLTFLENSRPRNDLFASDNSTAANIPRTKKMRCNMPPKSRTLIQEMNRILIRRRAKSRAMKPRWSSKLDLEVLAARFEIEHAPIVTQDKELYAPLFRNVSMFKRSYELMERTLKVYIYKDGNKPIFHQPILKGLYAAEGWFMKLMEENKQFVVKDPAKAHLFYMPFSARMLEFSLYVRNSHNRTNLRRFLKDYTDNISAKYRYFNRTGGADHFLVACHDWAPYETRHHMEYCIKALCNSDVTQGFKIGRDVALPETYVRSVKNPQRDLGGKPPQERHILAFYAGNMHGYLRQILLKHWKDKDPDMKIFGPMPHGVASKMSYIQHMKSSKYCICPKGYEVNSPRVVEAIFYECVPVIISDNFVPPFFEVLDWDAFSLILAEKDIPNLKNILVSVPEEKYVKLQLGIRRVQKHFLWHTKPLKYDLFHMTLHSIWYNRVFQINVRR; encoded by the exons ATGGGAAACCGGAGATTTCTCTTTCTGTTGGGAACAATGGCTGTTAATTTCTTACTGTTTCAGTCAATACTTGTTCCATATGGAAATGGAAACTCTCCTTGGTCTTTAGGGCCAGAAAACTATGCTCATGTACATGATAATGTTAGTGATCTAGTCTCTGAGATCAGCAACAACGGTGGTGTTTTTGAACTTAGGGCAGATACAAATAGTGTTCACAGTTTTCCTGATAAGAAGGGTGAAGTTAAGAATTACAGCCTGGAGTTGGTCAGTGTAGGTTCCAATAAAAGGTCCATAGCAGTTTTGACCAAGAACAGTAAGAATGGTTTTCCAGTGAAGCAAATTTTGGAGTCAAAAGGGGGAATATCTACAGTTTCTCAATTgctgaaaaatgaaaaaatggaTAGCTCAGACAGTACACCTTCATATGGTAATCTGACCTTTCTTGAAAATTCTCGCCCAAGAAATGATTTGTTTGCTTCGGATAATAGTACTGCAGCAAATATTCCTAGGACAAAGAAGATGAGGTGCAACATGCCGCCCAAATCAAGAACATTAATACAGGAGATGAACCGTATACTAATACGCCGCCGTGCTAAATCTCGTGCAATG AAACCACGGTGGTCTTCCAAACTTGACCTGGAAGTCCTTGCTGCAAGGTTCGAGATTGAGCATGCTCCGATAGTAACACAGGACAAAGAGCTTTATGCTCCTCTCTTTCGCAATGTTTCTATGTTCAAAAG GAGCTATGAACTCATGGAACGCACACTTAAGGTTTACATATACAAGGATGGAAACAAGCCCATCTTTCATCAACCTATTCTTAAGGGACTATATGCTGCTGAAGGCTGGTTTATGAAACTGATGGAGGAAAATAAGCAATTTGTTGTGAAGGATCCTGCAAAGGCACACCTGTTTTATATGCCATTTAGTGCGCGAATGTTAGAGTTCTCCCTTTATGTACGCAACTCGCATAATCGGACAAATCTTCGAAGGTTCTTGAAGGATTATACGGATAACATTTCTGCAAAATATCGTTACTTTAACAGAACTGGTGGTGCTGACCATTTTCTTGTTGCTTGCCATGATTGG GCTCCATATGAAACAAGGCACCACATGGAATACTGCATAAAAGCCCTCTGCAATTCTGATGTAACTCAAGGCTTCAAAATAGGAAGGGACGTTGCTCTTCCGGAAACTTATGTCCGATCAGTTAAAAATCCTCAGAGAGATCTTGGAGGAAAGCCTCCTCAAGAAAGGCACATTCTTGCATTCTACGCCGGAAACATGCACGGTTATTTGCGCCAAATACTGCTAAAGCACTGGAAGGACAAAGACCCTGACATGAAGATATTCGGCCCAATGCCACACGGTGTTGCCAGCAAGATGAGTTACATTCAGCACATGAAGAGCAGCAAATACTGCATATGCCCAAAGGGGTATGAGGTCAACAGTCCCCGTGTGGTTGAGGCCATATTCTATGAGTGTGTGCCTGTCATTATATCAGACAACTTTGTGCCACCTTTTTTTGAGGTTTTAGATTGGGATGCATTCTCATTAATCCTTGCAGAGAAAGACATTCCAAACTTGAAGAACATACTTGTTTCAGTTCCTGAAGAAAAGTATGTCAAATTGCAACTTGGGATCAGAAGGGTTCAGAAACATTTTTTGTGGCATACAAAGCCCTTGAAGTATGACCTATTCCACATGACACTCCATTCAATTTGGTATAACAGAGTGTTTCAAATAAACGTGAGACGATGA
- the LOC112776031 gene encoding uncharacterized protein, producing MGATPFHHSILEVRLPKHFDKPTDMRYDGTQDPQEHLTAFETRMNLEGVGDEVRCRAFPVTLAGPAIRWFNSLPQGSVARFLDISRAFLAQFTTRIAKAKHPINILGVTQRSGEPTRKYLDRFNNECLEIDALTDSVASLCLTNGLLNEDFRKHLTMKPVWTMQEIQSVAREYINDEEVSQVVAANKRQPSYNQPRQHGSAKMQKEHARDGGPSKTPRLFPRVRKLTNYTPLTVPIIEVYQQIAEKGILSKPRPLKDQTGGNKSLYCDYHKGYGHKTHDCFDLKDALEQAIRDRKLAEFSHLIRELRRRNRDHEGEDKTRVVKRRQESENNDHGLTIVNVVIARNVAPRSKSAHKKDAKVLAVSSSSARSSKRLPSISFGPEDQWFDEITENLPMVITARVETGLIKRILVDIGADSNIMFRNVFDALGLRYADLKTHLHDVVGLGDHFIKPDEIISLSISIGPGQG from the coding sequence ATGGGAGcaacccctttccaccattccATCCTCGAGGTCCGCCTACCAAAGCACTTTGATAAGCCGACAGACATGAGGTATGATGGAACTCAAGACCCACAGGAACATCTGACGGCCTTTGAGACCAGGATGAACCTGGAGGGAGTTGGAGACGAGGTGAGGTGCCGCGCTTTCCCGGTCACCTTGGCTGGACCTGCGATACGGTGGTTCAACAGCCTCCCACAGGGCTCGGTGGCCAGGTTTTTGGACATCAGCCGTGCTTTCCTGGCCCAATTTACAACCAGAATTGCAAAGGCAAAACACCCGATCAATATTCTCGGGGTGACTCAGAGGTCCGGCGAGCCGACCAGGAAATATCTAGACCGGTTCAACAATGAGTGCCTGGAGATCGATGCGCTAACTGACTCGGTAGCCAGTTTGTGTCTGACGAACGGACTTCTGAATGAGGATTTCAGGAAGCATCTTACCATGAAGCCGGTGTGGACGATGCAGGAGATCCAAAGCGTAGCCAGGGAATACATTAACGATGAGGAAGTCAGTCAAGTCGTGGCTGCCAACAAGCGGCAGCCCTCCTACAATCAACCCCGGCAGCACGGCAGCGCAAAAATGCAGAAGGAACACGCTAGAGACGGCGGTCCGAGCAAGACACCCAGGCTGTTTCCTCGAGTCAGGAAGCTCACCAATTACACTCCCCTCACCGTTCCTATCATAGAAGTTTATCAACAGATAGCCGAGAAGGGAATCTTGTCGAAGCCCCGACCTCTAAAGGACCAAACCGGGGGAAACAAGAGCCTCTATTGTGATTATCATAAGGGCTATGGACATAAGACACATGACTGCTTCGATCTCAAGGACGCGCTGGAACAAGCAATCCGGGACAGAAAACTAGCCGAATTCTCCCACCTCATCAGGGAGCTGAGGAGACGAAATCGCGACCACGAGGGAGAGGACAAGACCCGCGTAGTGAAGCGACGTCAAGAGTCGGAGAACAATGACCACGGCCTTACCATAGTGAACGTGGTAATAGCAAGAAACGTGGCCCCGAGGTCAAAGTCAGCACATAAGAAAGACGCCAAAGTCCTGGCAGTTTCTTCGTCTTCCGCGCGAAGCTCCAAAAGGCTTCCGTCTATTTCGTTCGGTCCAGAAGACCAATGGTTCGATGAGATCACAGAAAACcttcccatggtcatcacggccagagtGGAAACCGGCCTCATCAAGCGGATCCTTGTAGATATTGGGGCAGACTCGAATATTATGTTCCGCAACGTGTTTGATGCCTTGGGTCTACGGTATGCCGACTTAAAGACTCACCTGCACGATGTTGTAGGACtaggcgaccacttcatcaagccagacGAGATAATCTCCCTGTCGATATCCATAGGACCAGGACAGGGGTGA